From the genome of Scytonema hofmannii PCC 7110, one region includes:
- a CDS encoding LEVG family PEP-CTERM protein codes for MQKFNLVAATILGTSLSMGLAAAMPAAHAISLIPQQEGEITTNLGCVSSTCIDTTSMGFSVESLNYNSQFGGSRLFVDKNGTANSWGLGIKFKATDLGTNPDATQYWYRPVAIESDGSLPETGQLEVGRFLFNFDKAYEEVSLDFVDVEDSGFSGILEVNGQSISTLLNAGPNDGTQSLTLKNVKSFVIQMGNPGKNYGINSSKFTTGDGVRLSGLAATKAVPEPTTTLGLGAMAVAGLLGLRRKKASQIG; via the coding sequence ATGCAAAAGTTCAATTTAGTAGCAGCAACAATTTTAGGAACAAGTTTAAGTATGGGTTTAGCTGCTGCTATGCCAGCCGCTCATGCTATTTCTTTGATTCCTCAGCAAGAAGGTGAAATCACAACCAACTTAGGTTGCGTTTCTTCTACTTGTATTGACACAACATCCATGGGCTTTAGTGTTGAAAGCTTAAATTACAACAGTCAGTTTGGAGGTAGCCGTTTATTTGTTGACAAGAATGGCACTGCAAATAGCTGGGGTTTAGGAATTAAATTCAAGGCAACAGACCTTGGCACCAATCCTGATGCTACTCAATACTGGTACCGTCCTGTTGCTATCGAGTCTGATGGTTCACTACCTGAAACTGGTCAATTAGAAGTTGGTCGTTTCTTGTTCAACTTTGACAAGGCATATGAAGAAGTGTCACTGGATTTTGTTGACGTAGAAGACAGTGGTTTCAGTGGCATTCTAGAAGTGAATGGACAAAGCATTAGCACTCTGCTTAACGCCGGACCTAACGATGGTACCCAGTCATTAACTTTGAAGAACGTCAAATCCTTTGTGATTCAAATGGGTAACCCTGGCAAAAACTACGGTATCAATAGCAGCAAATTTACCACTGGTGACGGTGTTCGGTTGTCTGGACTAGCAGCTACAAAAGCAGTACCCGAACCAACAACCACTTTGGGCTTGGGTGCAATGGCAGTAGCTGGTTTGTTGGGCTTGCGTCGTAAAAAAGCTTCTCAAATTGGTTAA
- the nblB gene encoding phycobilisome degradation protein NblB, which translates to MSTTPESVKQMLSSQDLGDRLRAVNLVRQLEPSIGYELIQSAINDSNSRVRYSAVSQLDTLGNENIDLTLNVLRDRLFNDPEADVQAAAADCLGALKLQEAFQDLQQVYRTSKEWIVQLSIIAALGELGDPRAFELLKEALASNNELVITAAIGSLGELGDPQAVPLLAPFVTNPDWQLRYRLAQALRRLGSADAKPVLETLAKDEVEAVATEAKKSLSES; encoded by the coding sequence ATGAGTACTACTCCAGAATCTGTTAAGCAAATGCTTAGCTCGCAAGATTTGGGCGATCGCTTGCGTGCAGTAAATCTCGTTCGTCAATTAGAACCATCTATAGGCTATGAGTTAATCCAAAGCGCTATAAATGACAGCAATTCTCGCGTGCGTTACTCAGCCGTCAGTCAATTGGATACCTTAGGCAATGAAAATATAGATTTAACCTTAAACGTGCTGCGCGATCGCCTTTTCAACGATCCAGAAGCTGATGTACAAGCAGCCGCAGCAGATTGTTTGGGCGCTCTTAAGCTACAGGAAGCTTTTCAAGATTTACAACAGGTTTACCGTACAAGCAAAGAATGGATTGTCCAGTTGAGCATTATTGCTGCATTAGGAGAGTTAGGAGATCCAAGAGCCTTTGAGTTGCTCAAAGAAGCACTCGCTTCCAATAATGAGCTAGTTATTACAGCTGCGATTGGTTCTTTGGGAGAGCTAGGCGATCCACAAGCAGTTCCCCTTTTAGCTCCATTTGTCACAAATCCAGATTGGCAACTTCGGTATAGACTAGCGCAAGCTCTCAGGCGTTTAGGTAGTGCAGATGCCAAACCTGTATTGGAAACTTTGGCAAAAGATGAAGTAGAAGCAGTTGCAACAGAAGCGAAAAAGTCTTTAAGCGAGTCTTAG
- a CDS encoding CBS domain-containing protein — protein MPKTVADIMSHNPVVVRPETPLKEAIQILAERRISGLPVIDNTGKLVGIISETDLMWQETGVTPPAYIMFLDSVIYLQNPGTYERDLHKALGQTVGEVMSHNPITIFPDKTVTEAARLMHDRNIHRLPVLDSESQVIGILTRGDIIRAMAASQDS, from the coding sequence ATGCCTAAAACCGTTGCCGATATCATGAGCCATAACCCAGTTGTTGTGCGACCTGAAACTCCTTTGAAGGAAGCCATTCAAATTTTGGCAGAGCGACGAATCAGCGGACTACCCGTTATAGACAATACCGGGAAATTGGTAGGCATTATCTCGGAAACAGATTTAATGTGGCAAGAAACAGGGGTGACACCTCCGGCTTACATAATGTTTCTTGACAGCGTTATCTATTTACAGAATCCCGGTACTTATGAACGTGACTTACATAAAGCATTAGGGCAAACAGTTGGCGAAGTGATGAGTCACAACCCCATCACAATTTTTCCTGACAAAACTGTAACAGAAGCAGCTAGGCTCATGCACGATCGCAATATTCACCGTCTTCCAGTACTTGACAGCGAGAGTCAAGTCATTGGTATTCTTACCCGTGGTGATATTATCCGAGCAATGGCAGCAAGTCAAGACAGTTAG
- a CDS encoding S-layer homology domain-containing protein, with protein MLQSKRPVVAISVAVLLAALTACANSPTAKEIERSLAADPKLSSNPVSLASQEASTNQQQQTNRATVNLPADFPKDIPLYPNANLQEVTPPSDEKLGASSTRWVSIDPSNIIASYYLQQLPANNWQIVQQSNEQGNFIEARRDRLLLKVSIQPKTVTNAAPNQPQTSTEIVIDYQPNSTAIAQATPTPTSSPETTATEVPQPSESQFVGPVRSNEPITQPNTTSEPTNITANATAISNPQEFSDLSKAPQEFQRYIRDLAELGVLSVSSNAAKSDRGVATNQFEPNKIIARREYARWLVTANNTIYASDPAKQIRLASSGSQPAFSDVPKTDPDFPVIQGLAEAGLIPSLLSGDSTAVLFRSGAPLTREQLILWKVPLDIRQALPNANLEAIKQTWGFQDAGKIDPKALRAILADHQNGEQSNIRRVFGYTTLFQPKKPVTRAEAAAVLWYVGTQGEGISATEALNVKRPPN; from the coding sequence GTGTTGCAAAGTAAACGTCCAGTTGTTGCGATAAGTGTGGCTGTTCTACTAGCTGCGTTAACAGCCTGTGCCAATAGTCCAACTGCCAAAGAAATTGAGCGGTCTTTGGCAGCAGATCCGAAGCTAAGCAGTAACCCAGTTAGTCTTGCTTCTCAAGAAGCAAGCACAAACCAACAACAGCAAACCAATCGAGCAACAGTTAACTTACCTGCTGATTTTCCCAAGGATATCCCTTTATATCCCAATGCCAATTTGCAAGAAGTGACACCACCTAGTGATGAAAAACTAGGTGCATCATCAACTCGCTGGGTGAGCATTGACCCCAGTAATATCATTGCTAGCTACTATCTCCAACAACTTCCAGCAAACAACTGGCAAATTGTACAACAGTCCAACGAGCAGGGAAATTTCATTGAGGCGCGACGCGATCGCTTGTTACTCAAAGTTTCTATTCAGCCCAAAACTGTCACTAACGCCGCACCCAATCAACCACAAACCTCAACTGAGATAGTGATTGATTATCAACCAAATTCTACAGCAATAGCACAAGCTACCCCAACTCCTACCTCCAGCCCCGAAACAACTGCAACGGAAGTTCCACAACCTAGTGAATCACAGTTTGTCGGTCCGGTGCGATCGAACGAACCAATAACGCAACCAAATACAACTTCCGAACCAACCAACATTACCGCCAACGCCACAGCAATTTCTAATCCTCAAGAATTTAGCGATTTAAGCAAAGCACCCCAAGAATTCCAAAGATACATTCGAGATTTAGCTGAGTTGGGCGTCTTATCCGTAAGCTCAAATGCTGCTAAGAGCGATCGAGGTGTTGCAACAAACCAATTTGAACCCAATAAAATTATTGCTCGACGTGAATATGCTCGTTGGCTAGTCACTGCTAACAATACTATATATGCCAGCGATCCAGCCAAACAGATTCGCTTAGCATCCTCTGGTTCTCAACCTGCTTTTAGTGATGTTCCAAAAACCGACCCAGATTTCCCAGTGATTCAGGGATTAGCTGAAGCTGGATTAATTCCCAGCCTTTTATCAGGAGATTCTACAGCAGTATTGTTTCGTTCCGGCGCACCTCTGACACGAGAACAATTGATTTTGTGGAAAGTGCCTTTGGATATACGCCAAGCCTTACCAAATGCCAATTTAGAAGCAATCAAGCAAACTTGGGGTTTTCAGGATGCTGGGAAAATAGACCCTAAAGCATTGCGAGCAATTCTGGCAGATCATCAGAATGGCGAACAATCAAATATCCGACGTGTATTTGGATACACCACACTATTTCAGCCGAAAAAGCCAGTCACTCGTGCTGAGGCAGCAGCAGTTTTGTGGTACGTTGGGACTCAAGGCGAGGGAATATCAGCTACTGAAGCATTAAATGTTAAGCGTCCACCCAATTGA
- a CDS encoding glycosyltransferase family 4 protein, with translation MSKNPFHVAVFLPYLVDDKVEKEKQLLNLKLLIQHRHYNNEISGVLTYINSVIPELEAKSIKIKTISTRQDNFQKWLSYVFWADIVHMNSNDLLFALLCKILGKKIIIKYHYTFYHSIHSYYEPMKFTQRLREEFKRTLPKANYPLKWKLYTVVKWAKLLTRLTTTLLANSHIACSNFLGESCAFPWSVSTLYNPIKIQPHKISKTLENLSKPYKFIFVGRLDADKGVDILLRAVQILQNENKEFQVALIGDGGQAQELKQLASKLGILKSVSFLGKLPNQEALLEVQSAVALIAPSRWQDPAPYVVLEASSVQTSSIVSKMGGLPEVAGPFNWFFDNEDANGLANCMRECLENPVEALHRGLLSSQYVAEHFSPRGAAEKLLDICDKLCPKV, from the coding sequence ATGTCCAAAAATCCATTTCATGTTGCTGTTTTTCTCCCTTATCTAGTGGATGACAAGGTTGAAAAAGAAAAACAACTTTTGAATCTGAAGCTTTTGATCCAGCATCGCCACTATAACAATGAAATCAGCGGAGTTTTAACTTACATTAACTCAGTCATACCAGAGTTAGAAGCAAAATCTATTAAAATTAAAACCATTTCAACAAGACAAGATAATTTTCAAAAATGGTTAAGCTACGTATTTTGGGCCGATATAGTTCACATGAATTCCAATGACTTACTTTTTGCGCTTCTTTGTAAAATTTTAGGAAAAAAGATAATTATTAAATATCATTATACCTTTTACCACTCTATTCATAGCTATTATGAGCCGATGAAGTTTACACAACGGTTGAGAGAAGAATTCAAAAGGACACTGCCGAAAGCAAACTATCCTCTTAAATGGAAGTTATATACTGTTGTAAAATGGGCCAAATTGTTGACTCGTTTAACTACTACATTATTAGCTAATTCTCATATAGCTTGCAGTAATTTTTTAGGTGAATCTTGTGCTTTTCCTTGGTCAGTTTCTACGTTGTATAATCCTATTAAAATTCAGCCTCACAAGATTAGTAAAACTTTAGAAAACTTATCTAAACCTTATAAATTTATATTTGTTGGTAGATTAGATGCAGATAAAGGAGTTGATATTTTATTGAGGGCTGTACAAATTTTACAAAATGAAAATAAAGAATTTCAAGTTGCCCTCATTGGAGACGGAGGTCAAGCTCAGGAATTGAAACAGTTAGCATCCAAATTAGGAATTTTAAAGAGCGTTAGTTTTTTAGGTAAATTGCCAAATCAAGAAGCCCTTTTAGAAGTTCAGAGCGCTGTGGCTCTGATCGCTCCTTCTCGTTGGCAAGATCCAGCTCCTTATGTGGTCTTAGAAGCTTCTAGCGTTCAAACAAGCTCCATTGTCTCAAAAATGGGAGGACTGCCAGAAGTAGCTGGACCTTTCAACTGGTTTTTTGACAATGAAGATGCAAACGGATTAGCCAATTGTATGAGAGAGTGTCTGGAGAATCCAGTTGAAGCACTTCACCGAGGTTTGCTGTCCAGTCAATATGTTGCTGAGCATTTTTCTCCTAGGGGTGCGGCTGAAAAACTATTAGATATTTGTGATAAACTTTGTCCAAAAGTATAG